A genomic window from Cricetulus griseus strain 17A/GY chromosome 4, alternate assembly CriGri-PICRH-1.0, whole genome shotgun sequence includes:
- the Polr1d gene encoding DNA-directed RNA polymerases I and III subunit RPAC2 → MEEDQELERKMSGLKTSMAEGERKTALEMVQAAGTDRQCVTFVLHEEDHTLGNSLRYMIMKNPEVEFCGYTTTHPSESKINLRIQTRGTLPAVEPFQKGLNELMNVCQHVLDKFEASIKDYKDQKASRNEPTF, encoded by the exons ATGGAAGAGgatcaggagctggagag aAAAATGTCAGGATTGAAGACCTCAATGGCCGAAGGCGAGAGGAAGACAGCCTTGGAAATGGTCCAGGCAGCTGGAACAGATAGACAGTGTGTGACATTTGTACTGCACGAGGAGGACCATACCCTAGGAAATTCTCTTCGGTACATGATCATGAAGAACCCGGAAGTGGAATTTTGTGGTTACACTACGACCCATCCTTCAGAGAGCAAAATTAATTTGCGAATTCAGACACGGGGTACCCTTCCAGCTGTTGAACCGTTTCAGAAAGGCCTGAATGAGCTCATGAATGTCTGCCAACATGTGCttgacaagtttgaggccagcataaaGGATTATAAGGATCAAAAGGCAAGCAGAAATGAACCCACTTTCTAG